In one Nicotiana tomentosiformis chromosome 6, ASM39032v3, whole genome shotgun sequence genomic region, the following are encoded:
- the LOC104100685 gene encoding protein BUNDLE SHEATH DEFECTIVE 2, chloroplastic-like, with amino-acid sequence MANSLCFTPLASFNSVNKPGLNLINGNCTGGKIQWIKDVTYSSKSNLRVVEVKATDSDKDTKVRSIVCQNCDGNGAVSCSQCKGTGVNSVDHFNGRFKAGGLCWLCRGKKDVLCGDCNGAGFLGGFMSTFDE; translated from the exons ATGGCAAATTCTCTGTGTTTCACACCTTTAGCTTCATTCAACTCTGTCAATAAACCAG GTCTAAATCTGATTAATGGGAATTGCACTGGAGGAAAGATTCAATGGATCAAAGATGTTACCTACAGCTCCAAGAGTAACTTGAGAGTTGTGGAAGTGAAG GCCACTGACAGTGACAAAGACACGAAAGTAAGGAGCATTGTCTGTCAAAATTGTGATGGAAATG GTGCAGTGTCGTGCTCACAATGCAAAGGCACAGGGGTTAACTCTGTAGATCATTTCAACGGGCGGTTCAAAGCTGGTGGACTATGTTGGTTGTGCAG AGGTAAAAAAGATGTGTTATGTGGTGACTGCAATGGTGCTGGATTTCTTGGTGGATTTATGAGTACGTTCGATGAGTAG
- the LOC104100684 gene encoding protein BUNDLE SHEATH DEFECTIVE 2, chloroplastic-like isoform X1, with protein sequence MANSLCFTPITSLNSVNKPGLINGNCTGRKIQWIKDVTYSSKSTLRILEVKATDSDQDAKARSIICKNCDGNGAVLCSQCKGIGVNSEDYFSGRFKAGELCWLCGGKKDMLCGDCNGAGFLGGFMSTFDE encoded by the exons ATGGCAAATTCTCTATGTTTCACACCTATAACTTCCTTGAACTCTGTCAATAAACCAG GTCTAATTAATGGGAATTGCACTGGAAGAAAGATTCAATGGATCAAAGATGTTACCTACAGCTCCAAGAGTACCTTAAGAATTTTGGAAGTGAAG GCCACTGACAGCGACCAAGACGCAAAAGCAAGGAGCATCATCTGTAAAAATTGTGATGGAAATG GTGCAGTGTTGTGCTCACAGTGTAAAGGCATTGGTGTTAACTCTGAAGATTATTTCAGTGGGCGGTTCAAAGCTGGTGAACTATGTTGGCTGTGCGG AGGtaaaaaagatatgttatgtgGCGACTGCAATGGCGCTGGATTTCTTGGTGGATTTATGAGTACGTTCGATGAGTAG
- the LOC104100684 gene encoding protein BUNDLE SHEATH DEFECTIVE 2, chloroplastic-like isoform X2, protein MTGLINGNCTGRKIQWIKDVTYSSKSTLRILEVKATDSDQDAKARSIICKNCDGNGAVLCSQCKGIGVNSEDYFSGRFKAGELCWLCGGKKDMLCGDCNGAGFLGGFMSTFDE, encoded by the exons ATGACAG GTCTAATTAATGGGAATTGCACTGGAAGAAAGATTCAATGGATCAAAGATGTTACCTACAGCTCCAAGAGTACCTTAAGAATTTTGGAAGTGAAG GCCACTGACAGCGACCAAGACGCAAAAGCAAGGAGCATCATCTGTAAAAATTGTGATGGAAATG GTGCAGTGTTGTGCTCACAGTGTAAAGGCATTGGTGTTAACTCTGAAGATTATTTCAGTGGGCGGTTCAAAGCTGGTGAACTATGTTGGCTGTGCGG AGGtaaaaaagatatgttatgtgGCGACTGCAATGGCGCTGGATTTCTTGGTGGATTTATGAGTACGTTCGATGAGTAG
- the LOC104100684 gene encoding protein BUNDLE SHEATH DEFECTIVE 2, chloroplastic-like isoform X3, with protein sequence MANSLCFTPITSLNSVNKPGLINGNCTGRKIQWIKDVTYSSKSTLRILEVKATDSDQDAKARSIICKNCDGNGAVLCSQCKGIGVNSEDYFSGRFKAGELCWLCG encoded by the exons ATGGCAAATTCTCTATGTTTCACACCTATAACTTCCTTGAACTCTGTCAATAAACCAG GTCTAATTAATGGGAATTGCACTGGAAGAAAGATTCAATGGATCAAAGATGTTACCTACAGCTCCAAGAGTACCTTAAGAATTTTGGAAGTGAAG GCCACTGACAGCGACCAAGACGCAAAAGCAAGGAGCATCATCTGTAAAAATTGTGATGGAAATG GTGCAGTGTTGTGCTCACAGTGTAAAGGCATTGGTGTTAACTCTGAAGATTATTTCAGTGGGCGGTTCAAAGCTGGTGAACTATGTTGGCTGTGCGGGTA A
- the LOC104100684 gene encoding protein BUNDLE SHEATH DEFECTIVE 2, chloroplastic-like isoform X4, translated as MANSLCFTPITSLNSVNKPGLINGNCTGRKIQWIKDVTYSSKSTLRILEVKATDSDQDAKARSIICKNCDGNGAVLCSQCKGIGVNSEDYFSGRFKAGELCWLCG; from the exons ATGGCAAATTCTCTATGTTTCACACCTATAACTTCCTTGAACTCTGTCAATAAACCAG GTCTAATTAATGGGAATTGCACTGGAAGAAAGATTCAATGGATCAAAGATGTTACCTACAGCTCCAAGAGTACCTTAAGAATTTTGGAAGTGAAG GCCACTGACAGCGACCAAGACGCAAAAGCAAGGAGCATCATCTGTAAAAATTGTGATGGAAATG GTGCAGTGTTGTGCTCACAGTGTAAAGGCATTGGTGTTAACTCTGAAGATTATTTCAGTGGGCGGTTCAAAGCTGGTGAACTATGTTGGCTGTGCGGGTAG
- the LOC104100683 gene encoding uncharacterized protein: MANSWRRNQQIKIFTPKNLLLFISTSLLLLVFLYLTSQTQQPQNPQKTVKSLKNPIFNNPLIKPFDCYNSPQAYPVIASIVEGVKYPFLFSLSDFGNLPEKPHKNIQRVLKGKPFRKPDISGTVQELLEKMKGKKGIFVDVGANVGMASFAAAVMGFKVLAFEPVFENLQKICEGVYFNRVGELVEVYEAAASDHIGNITFHKLVGRLDNSAVSATGAKLAFKSNEEIEVQVKTIPLDEVVQEEPVLLLKIDVQGWEYHVLKGASKLLSRKKGEAPYLIYEEDERLLQASNSSAKEIREFLHSVGYNHCTQHGTDAHCTKTN; this comes from the exons ATGGCAAATTCTTGGAGAAGAAACCAACAAATCAAGATCTTCACACCCAAAAATCTCCTGCTCTTCATCTCTACTTCACTTCTCCTTCTCGTTTTCCTTTACCTCACATCACAAACTCAACAACCCCAAAATCCACAAAAAACCGTAAAATCCCTTAAAAATCCAATCTTTAATAACCCTTTAATAAAACCCTTTGATTGTTACAATTCACCACAAGCTTACCCTGTAATAGCTAGTATAGTTGAAGGTGTTAAATACCCATTTCTTTTTTCACTTTCAGATTTTGGGAATTTACCAGAAAAACCCCATAAGAATATTCAAAGGGTACTTAAAGGGAAACCATTTAGGAAGCCTGATATATCTGGGACTGTACAGGAATTATTGGAAAAGATGAAGGGTAAAAAGGGTATTTTTGTTGATGTTGGAGCTAATGTAGGAATGGCTAGTTTTGCTGCTGCTGTTATGGGGTTTAAAGTTTTGGCCTTTGAACCTGTTTTTGAAAATTTGCAGAAGATTTGTGAAGGTGTTTATTTTAATAGAGTTGGTGAGTTAGTTGAAGTTTATGAAGCTGCTGCCTCAGATCATATCGGGAATATTACCTTTCACAag TTGGTTGGTAGGCTCGACAATAGTGCAGTCTCAGCCACGGGTGCCAAGTTGGCTTTTAAGTCAAATGAAGAGATTGAAGTTCAAGTAAAAACTATTCCTCTTGACGAAGTTGTCCAAGAAGAGCCTGTTCTGCTGCTAAAGATAGATGTTCAAGGCTGGGAATATCATGTACTTAAGGGAGCGTCAAAATTATTATCGAGGAAGAAAGGCGAAGCACCTTACCTAATCTATGAGGAAGATGAGCGTTTGTTACAAGCCAGCAATAGCAGCGCCAAAGAAATCCGAGAGTTTCTCCACAGTGTGGGCTATAACCATTGCACTCAACACGGTACAGATGCGCACTGCACAAAAACAAATTGA
- the LOC104100682 gene encoding polygalacturonase QRT2-like → MCSSNSSYTMKTLVLLFILGLTNSRISYASIIGYAGSFNVLDYGAAADGITDDSQAFLNAWNDACSSAGGSPEVIIPPNMIFLLSPVTFRGPCNSENIYFVISGRLVAPSSPGIWTGQDASQWLAFRNVSGLIVDGSGTIDGQGQGWWDQSCRYHPDMEGCTRLAPTALKFIFCSQSSISNIYFGNSAQTHILIERCNGFKVDSVMIESPGNSPNTDGIHIQSSQYVAITNSKISSGDDCISIGDYTSNVQIYNIQCGPGHGISIGSLGKGGNFAQVENIHVSNAFFYGTTNGARIKTWQVGRGYVRDVIFENLEFNSVKNPIIIDQNYCDVRGACKEMVTGVQISNVIYQNIFGTSSTNIAINLNCSMSVPCTDITMQLIQLTSATPGTATPGREVTAYCRNAYGQEYSIEPGPCISEY, encoded by the exons ATGTGTTCCTCTAACTCTTCATATACCATG AAAACTTTGGTTCTCTTGTTCATTCTTGGCttgacaaattcaagaatatcCTATGCAAGTATAATTGGATATGCAGGAAGTTTTAATGTCCTGGATTATGGAGCTGCTGCTGATGGTATTACAGATGATTCTCAA GCATTTCTTAATGCTTGGAATGATGCATGTTCATCAGCTGGTGGATCTCCTGAAGTGATTATTCCTCCAAATATGATATTTTTACTTAGTCCTGTCACATTCAGAGGTCCCTGCAATTCTGAAAACATCTATTTTGTG ATATCAGGTAGACTTGTTGCACCAAGCTCACCTGGTATATGGACCGGGCAGGATGCGAGTCAGTGGCTGGCGTTTAGAAATGTTAGCGGTCTAATTGTCGATGGCTCAGGAACCATTGATGGGCAGGGACAAGGATGGTGGGATCAATCATGTAGATACCACCCTGACATG GAAGGATGTACAAGATTAGCTCCTACT GCCTTGAAGTTCATTTTTTGCAGTCAGAGTTCTATTAGTAACATTTACTTTGGCAACAGTGCCCAAACTCATATACTTATAGAGAGATGCAATGGATTCAAAGTGGATAGTGTAATGATTGAATCTCCAGGAAATAGTCCAAATACTGATGGAATTCACATTCAGTCTTCTCAATATGTGGCCATTACCAATTCTAAAATAAGCAGTG GGGATGATTGCATTTCAATTGGAGATTACACTTCTAATGTCCAAATATACAATATCCAATGTGGACCAGGTCATGGTATAAG TATTGGAAGCTTAGGAAAAGGTGGTAATTTTGCTCAAGTAGAAAACATTCATGTGAGCAATGCTTTCTTCTATGGAACTACAAATGGAGCTCGTATCAAGACATGGCAG GTTGGCAGAGGATATGTACGAGATGTTATATTTGAGAATCTTGAATTTAACTCAGTCAAGAACCCCATTATAATTGACCAGAATTACTGCGATGTTCGAGGAGCTTGCAAGGAAATG GTAACTGGAGTGCAAATCAGCAATGTTATTTACCAGAATATATTTGGAACATCGAGCACAAATATCGCCATAAATCTGAACTGCAGTATGTCAGTGCCATGTACTGATATAACAATGCAACTAATACAACTAACATCAGCGACACCAGGAACAGCGACACCAGGAAGGGAAGTCACTGCTTATTGTAGGAATGCTTATGGCCAAGAATATAGTATTGAACCTGGTCCTTGTATCTCAGAATATTga